The following coding sequences are from one Candidatus Bathyarchaeota archaeon window:
- a CDS encoding energy-coupled thiamine transporter ThiT: MNKVNVESKPQNVTVFPTRILAEIVVFSALAAVLYAVRIPWPYGGAVTVGSMVPVMWLSLRRGIKVGLIAGVVFGALALFIDVLTFGAAYAIATPVQAILEYPVAFCLLGLTGIFHRKTVPFAVAGAAIAVFLRFLVHYFVGVFVWYYVYDFPEFGRWLWPAVYNGSFLAGEFIISAVLLIVLVKRGTLDYRV, encoded by the coding sequence GTGAACAAAGTAAATGTTGAGTCTAAACCTCAGAATGTAACTGTATTTCCAACGAGAATTCTTGCTGAAATTGTTGTTTTTTCTGCTTTGGCGGCGGTTTTGTATGCGGTTCGTATTCCGTGGCCGTATGGCGGAGCCGTGACCGTGGGCAGCATGGTGCCTGTTATGTGGCTATCACTACGGCGGGGCATAAAAGTCGGCTTGATTGCAGGTGTGGTTTTTGGCGCATTGGCACTATTTATTGACGTGTTAACGTTTGGCGCCGCATACGCTATCGCAACCCCCGTGCAAGCAATTCTGGAGTACCCCGTAGCGTTTTGTCTGTTGGGATTAACAGGCATATTCCACCGCAAAACCGTCCCATTCGCAGTTGCAGGAGCCGCCATAGCCGTTTTCTTGCGGTTTTTGGTGCACTATTTTGTGGGCGTGTTTGTCTGGTACTACGTGTACGATTTCCCAGAGTTTGGCAGGTGGCTTTGGCCCGCAGTCTACAACGGCAGTTTCCTTGCAGGGGAATTTATAATCAGCGCCGTACTCCTAATCGTTCTAGTTAAAAGAGGAACACTGGATTACCGCGTCTAA